From the genome of Haloarcula taiwanensis:
GCGCTGCAGGAATTCTTCGAGACCAGCCTGCTCGGCGGCAAGTTCAGTATGCTCCTCGTCAAGCACAGTGAGAGCCGTCTCTACCGGCTCGAGGATGTGGTCTCGCCATGTGTGCAGGAACCACTGCGCGCCGTCCTGCGCAGGCGTCGTTGCCATGCTAGTGTATCGTCTGGTAACAACAATAAGTGTTTTAGTTACCGGACAACACCGCTCTGTTCCGGACGGCTATTTATATAGTCCCGGCGTCGTTGCCGGGGCCATCGTGCGGTTTCGATATATTGGTATTTTCAATCCTCATAGAATACCAGGCGCCTCGGTGAACTGGCATGATTTATCTAGTTTTCCGGCAGGTATATCTGAGTATGTCCATATACGACCAAATATGCACCAGTAAATCCGTAACACGGATTTTTGAAATAGTAATGCTGTATTCGTTAGTGGTATTGAATTATATCTATATAAACTCGGCATAATGAGATAGAGAAATCTCATTTGGATCCATATTCCCAGAGATACACATTTCGATACATTCCGGTCCTGTCGTCCAGTCAATTGGTTGCGGGCAATTTTGCGGTGCTAAGTATTGCTACCAGTCAGTTGGTAGCGGCTGAGCGATTGCTCTGGCCGCACATCGCTCACATCCGGGTTTTTAAATAATGACGGCAACTCTACTCGGGTAATGACCGACGACGCCGACACACAAAACACGGGCCGACGGATACAGTCCGTGGAGAACGCCTGTGAGATTATTGAAGCTGTTCAGGAGTCACATAGCGCGACGTTGCAGGAGTTGAGCGAGCGAATCGAACTCTCCCAGGGAACGCTTCACACGTATCTTGCGACGCTGACCGACTGCGGCTTTCTCTCGAAGGACGACGACACGTACCAGCTTGGCTTTCGGTTCGTCACGATGGGTGAACACGTCCGAAACGAGACGGAACTCTATACCGCCGGCCAAGAGGAAGTGGACAAGCTGGCGGACAAATCCGGCGAGTACGTCCATCTGGTCGTTGAGAACGACGGGCGCGAAGTCGCCATCTACGAGCGGCGAGGGGAGCATGCCGTCGGGATGGACTATCACCTCCAGCTGCGGGAAGCACCACAGCATCTCCACGACAGCGCGTCTGGGAAGGCGATCCTCTCGTGTCTCCCAGACGAGCGTGTCAAGAGAATTATCGACCGAGAAGGGCTCTCACGACAGACACAGCACACGATTACGGACCGAGAGACGCTCTGCGACGAGCTAGAGACCATCCGGGAGCGGGGATACGCGACGAACGACGAGGAAGAAATCCGCGGTCTCCGGGCAGTCGGTGCGCCGATACTGGACAACGATGGGACCGTCGTCGGCGCGGTCAGTGTGACTGCACCGACCAGCCGTCTGAAAGGAGCCCGCTTCGACACTGAGATCCCCGAGATGGTGATGGAAGCTGCGAACCTCATCGAAGTCAATCTCGAAATGACGTCGTTCGACCGCGGCACATAATCGCGGTGTCTGACACCTGTCGCTCTGTGTCGGCGACGACCGCTACCCAACAACGGCGTTCAGTCTCCGTGATTTGGATACCTCAAATCTCTGCTGTCCGACTGTGACTGCGGAACGGAGCGATTCTCCCGGTGACTGAACCACAATAACAGTCGTACCACCGTTAGGAAGACCCTTGGATGGGCGTCTCCAGCCCGACAGCAGGCCTACAGGCTGTCTCCGGCGTCTCACAGGGGAATCTAGGTGGTATGCTCATGGACGGGAGTCTGCCACCGCCGTGCTCTGTTTATTTTTGATTTGGTCAAAAAGTCTATCCACCCTCTCTTCGGTACGTAGATTAGATCACAGCACACACGCGTCGATATCTTCGCGGTCATGTCCACTTTTATCGGCTCAGTGTCGCTTTTTCTATTGAATATACCAAGTTCGATTTTGCGAAATCTTCCGCATAGACAGCGAGAGTTTGGCCCATAATCCCGCAAGCACTTCTCACGAGAGTCTTCGATTGGTTTTGCTATTTTCAAATAGTTTGCTCCGGAGACACTCCCAAATATTTATTAACAATACCGGTATTGATGCCGATACACTGTCTCACTCCAGCCATTGGATGCTGACAGTCAGGACGGAACCGGCAGCTGAACAACGCAGCGTACTCGCCCCGTTGGTCCCGAATCGAGTGGGCGTACGCACCGCCGAACCCACAAACACTCATGAGCACACAGACGGAGCCACCAGAGCAAGCGCCAGATGAGGACGAATCGCCAATCGCGACTGCCCGCCGCCAACTGGAGCGGGCGGCCGAACACCTCGACCTTTCCGAGGGGCTGCTTGAGCAGCTCCGCCATCCATCGAAAACCGTCGAGGTATCTGTCCCGATCCGCCGAGCCGACGGGAGTGTCGAGGTGTTTAACGGGTATCGCGTCCAGCATTTCGAGGTTAGAGGCCCGTACAAGGGCGGTATGCGATACCACCCGAGCGTCTCCGCAGAGGAGTGTACGGCGCTGGCGATGTTGATGACGTGGAAGTGTGCGGTGATGGACCTTCCCTTCGGCGGTGCGAAGGGCGGAATCGTCGTCGACCCGTCGACGCTCACTGCACAGGAAACCGAGCAACTGACCCGCCGGTTCGCTGAGGAACTACGCGAAGTCGTCGGGCCGACGAAAGACATCCCCGCACCTGACATGGGGACCGACGAGCAGACCGTCGCCTGGTTCATGGACGCGTATTCGATGCAGGAAGGCGAGACAGTCCCCGGCATTGTGACCGGCAAACCAACAGCGGTCGGCGGCACACACGGCCGTGAAGAGGCACCCGGCCGAAGCGTCGCCATCGTCGCCCGCGAAGCGCTCGACTACTATGACGGAAATGTCGACGGTGCCACCGTCGCTGTACAGGGCTTCGGTGCTGTCGGCGCGAACGCCGCACGTCTGCTCGATTCCTGGGGCGCATCCGTCGTCGCTGTCAGCGACGTCGACGGCGGTATCTACGATGAATCCGGCCTCGATGTCGAATCAATCTCCGCTGACGGCGACGAACACGGCCAGCTGGGGGACGTTGACGCACCGCGTCAGCTATCCAACGCCGAGTTGCTGGAACTCGATGTCGATGTCTTGATTCCCGCGGCGGTCGGAAACGTATTGACCAAACAAAACGCTGCGGACGTGCAGGCAAGCATTATCGTCGAAGGTGCGAACGGGCCGACAACGACAGCAGCCGACGCTGTGTTCAAAGAGCGCGACATCCCAGTTATCCCAGACATCCTCGCCAACGCCGGTGGCGTCACTGCGAGCTACTTCGAATGGCTCCAGCACATTAACCGGCGGAGCTGGTCCCGCGAGGAGGTCAACGAAGAACTCGAAGCCGAAATGCTCGATGCATGGGAGGCGCTCCAGACCGAAGTCGAGGACCGCGATGTCACGTGGCGAACGGCGGCCTACATCGTTGCGCTCTCGCGAATCGGTGACGCTATGAACGCCCGCGGGCTATGGCCGTAGCAACGGATGTCGCTTCAGTCTACTCACTCGCGAGACCACAGTCGTTCCGTGTCACCTGTCGCGGTGCT
Proteins encoded in this window:
- a CDS encoding transcriptional regulator yields the protein MTDDADTQNTGRRIQSVENACEIIEAVQESHSATLQELSERIELSQGTLHTYLATLTDCGFLSKDDDTYQLGFRFVTMGEHVRNETELYTAGQEEVDKLADKSGEYVHLVVENDGREVAIYERRGEHAVGMDYHLQLREAPQHLHDSASGKAILSCLPDERVKRIIDREGLSRQTQHTITDRETLCDELETIRERGYATNDEEEIRGLRAVGAPILDNDGTVVGAVSVTAPTSRLKGARFDTEIPEMVMEAANLIEVNLEMTSFDRGT
- a CDS encoding amino acid dehydrogenase; the protein is MSTQTEPPEQAPDEDESPIATARRQLERAAEHLDLSEGLLEQLRHPSKTVEVSVPIRRADGSVEVFNGYRVQHFEVRGPYKGGMRYHPSVSAEECTALAMLMTWKCAVMDLPFGGAKGGIVVDPSTLTAQETEQLTRRFAEELREVVGPTKDIPAPDMGTDEQTVAWFMDAYSMQEGETVPGIVTGKPTAVGGTHGREEAPGRSVAIVAREALDYYDGNVDGATVAVQGFGAVGANAARLLDSWGASVVAVSDVDGGIYDESGLDVESISADGDEHGQLGDVDAPRQLSNAELLELDVDVLIPAAVGNVLTKQNAADVQASIIVEGANGPTTTAADAVFKERDIPVIPDILANAGGVTASYFEWLQHINRRSWSREEVNEELEAEMLDAWEALQTEVEDRDVTWRTAAYIVALSRIGDAMNARGLWP